The following is a genomic window from Epinephelus moara isolate mb chromosome 17, YSFRI_EMoa_1.0, whole genome shotgun sequence.
aacaaatggctTATCTGTTGTCTTAAAGGTATAACCCAGTCTTATCAGCTTAAGTCTTCTTTAAGTGAGACCATAAATATACATGTGctaaaaatggaacaagaacAGCTATTAATTTACTTTGGGTATAGCTTGGCTAGGCATTTAAGGGGAATTTTGCAAGGTGCTTAAGAGGTTTTGACTTCATCTGTCTCTTGAGCATGAGTATTCTCGGCCTATTCTCATTCATAACTCATCAAATAGTAATGCTTTATCaatgattttggcatcagacaccgatgCAGAAAGGCACCAATTGTGGATGGTGCCAGTTTGACGCAACGCTGGTAACagtgtaatataaggagctgcaaAGTCCCTGTAAGGCAGGAAGAAGGGGAAGTGGATAAGTCCAACAAACccccgactttcacctgggagcccacTGTCGCTCCCTGCGTGAATATTGAGTGAAACCATTATggttttttctaaaccaaatcacatgcttttattgcctaaacttaaccgaatgcttttgttgcacaaggaaatcaACATTAAAACAAGGTGTTTTAGTGACGTTATAAGttcatcctgaaaaacactgtatgcatctaacaagcaCAAACGGCACATTTCCTTTTGAAACAATTCCTTGTGCAAGTCCTTGTCTCTATTTTCTCTGTCGGCTGAAGAGGGTGAAGACAGCCCTGTGCCTCCTCTGATACACAAAGCCACCAGCAACTTCTTTTGAAGTGCAATCAAGGAGCTAAAATGTGATCCCTCACTGACTTCCCATTTCATTAATTTCAAGGTGTGTTCACTGGAACACACAACTAACTTGGAGGTAGTAGTCCTTGAGATTTAATCCAGATGTGTGCAGTGGTCTCTACAGTGCGGTGGTTGTCTCACTGTGGTCTTGTTGCTTGAGTGTAGAGGGGGAAAAGTGGGGATGTCGTTAATGACATCAAATCCACAGTTAGCATCATATTACCACAGCAGTGTTGATGTAGCCTGCCCCGCTATTGCTGACATGACAGTGCTGTATTTGTAGATATTCATAGTTTATATACTATACACAGACATATTCGCTCAATGTCAAAGAGTAACATGAGTCATGGTATTAGTTATTAATGACAGAAAATGCACTTTTATAGTTTTGCGTTTAGTTGAACACAATggatataaaacattaaagcacAAAATTGTTACAAAAAAGGGAGCAAACACAGTTACAATGTAAAGACATCCTGCTTGAACCcactaaaacacaaaaacaaagagagcttGCATTTACACATACCTCTAAACCTTAACGAAGCATACATCTCATCTTTTGACTGCAGACCACAAGGGAAGCCACACAAAGATTCTTACATCAGTGGGGTTGTTGTAACATCTACAAATATATGTAAAGAATAAAGCATTCAGTACTGACCAGCCCAGAGGAGTGCAGAGCAATATGTTGCTGTTTTCTTTGATGCTTAAACATACACATTGTCAGTGGTTAAGGTTTGGCTTGGTAAAATAAAATGGTACGTCTTTTGTTTTCAGAGGCTGATAAAATAGGTATAGTGGTAGTGTGGCACATTTGGctgcacataaacacattagACAGCTGAACTGTCATTGCATAATCTTGTTTAAGTACTTTCCTGCAACCCAAGGCCTTGCATTCAGTATACCTATTCTATTTTAAGAAAATCCATATCCCTTCTCAATGTGTTACGAGGTGTTAACAAAATAACATCTTcagaaaaactagaattaccgccctgTGGTTGTATACCCccgcacaccagtcaagtttctgtTACAGTTTgacattcatgtctgtgaaaacatggatgcttcacacacattttccccctgacagcacagaagttctatacaatcagcacagttttaaagtggacacccaagatgagtgtcaccattaagtatctgaccaaatatttccccttctgttcctgagacatTGAtttatggccagaaaagtgatttatgcagaacattatgatgtcacagtgatgctgacctttgaccttttggatataaaatgtcatcacttcattatctaatcctatcagacatttttgtcataattggcatatgaatttttgagttaaagccaaaaaacatattttgtaagGTCACCATCCACGTTTTGACCTTTGAatacaaaattctaatcagcttACTCTTCAGTGCAAGTGGATGTCCAAAGTCCAAATTCCAAATTCCCTtatggtgttcttgagatatcaagttcacaagaatgaaacagatgcaaggtcacattgaccttgacctttgaccaacaaaatccaAACAGTTCATTGATGAGTCCAAGTAAacatttgtgccatatttgaataaatttccccaagctgttcttgagatgttgcgTTCTAAAGAATGAGagagatgcaaggtcacagtgaccttgacctttgacccttgaccactgAATTCTAATGAGCTCATCCCTGAGTTCAAGTCAagctttgtgccaaatttgaagaaattcccttgaggtgttcttaAGGTATtccgttcatgagaatgaggcagacaaggtcacagtgaccttgatctttaacctatgaccaccaaaacctAATCAGTTCATATTTGAGTCCAAGTGGTCTCTCAATTCCCTCAGGCTGTTTTTGaaatatcgtgttcacaaggatgggacagaGACTGTTTGTCCGTCGACAAACAGTCTAACATCATGCCAAACAAACATGATGCCTCTGGCCGCAGCTATCGCTGGCGTGgaggaataaaaacacaacataaatatgaaaaatgtccAGTTCTACTGCTTCACACTTGAGTACACACATTCAGACATGGTGTCGTCTCTCTGTTTCCTCGATCTGTTAGCCCTGTGTTCCTGTATAGCAGCGTAATGGAGGTTGTCTGCATCTTGATAACCCTGATgagaaaaatatgttaataaatCACAAGTAAGTGAAAGAAATAGGTCCACAACACTATTAACACCATTATTGTTGTAATAATATTGTTACATGTCAGAACTTAAAGGTTCAGTTTGTAGGTATTAGGGAGATTTAGCGACATCTAGCGGTgatgattgcagattgcaaccagctgaaacttctcttgggtagaattccttcagtatttattgttcaggaggtttttaccaggagctgaattatccgcagaggtcttttcatctccaaaacaaacggacggTGATTAAAAATTGTAAAAACACTTACTataacagtttcacattacgaATCAATGTTTCTCTGATGGTTTTTTGGCATGGTGGAGATGGGCAGCTTGCCCGCCATATGCTTTTGTGCACTCATATTTTTCTCAGAtaacttcatgtgtgttcacctttttctgatccagccatacaggaggtttttaacgTGAGCCAAATTGTCCACAGagttctctttctctccaaacaatataaacattGTATCTCACAAAACAGGGCCTAAAAGAGGCGTACACAACTTCCCACGCaaagttgtgatgtataaaaacagacttactaacattttggagatgggaaattggcgATGCAGAAGGGGAGGTGGAAgactgattgtagaaattgtcaaatattttttggagcACGCCATTTTTGACTGTTATtcgtacatacatttttagtatggatcctacgcgtTGTTTTGTAAATGGGACCCTAGGTGATTTAAATCATGTCAAGTCTTCTGtctacagtggctgacacaaaaaggcAAATAACCTAATCTGGAGGCAGTGTGTTTGTTAGGGGCTACTATAGAAGTATGGCGGTGGCAatggtgatctccataaacCAGgatctgctccctatgtagatataaatggcttattCTAAGGAAAcgacaacaattcttattttcaggtgattatacactaaagaaagcatactttttatattatattcaatttctgttaatatatccccctaaatcctacacactggacctttaaaagttGTTTTAGATAATAGTTACCTCTGCGTTTGTGGCTGTGGAAGCTGAAACTCTTTCAGACTCTGTTGTGAAACATAGAAAAAGCTCTTTATTCAAAAGCTATGTTCAACCAATACAAGCATACACGCGGTTAGTAAAAATCAGTACCAGTTACCTCTACATTGGCAGCAGTTTCTCTTGTACATCATGCACACTAAGAAAGCCAGTAAAACAACCAGGATGATGGTGAATGCCAAAACTCCACTCAAGAAATACACAAGAGAGTCGGGAGAGTCAGTCTCATCTGGAGATAGTTGGAGATAAGGAGAGGTTAGAAATTTTCTAGTAGCAATAGACCCATGAATCAGCCAAAATTAACTTTTGTCAGTATCAGTATATATGTTGGTAGATGAGTAACAAGAAATGCCAAACTAGGTTTAGAAAATGATGTCCTCATAACAGAGTTCGTTcaccagagagcactgacaAGTTGATTCTTACAGTGTAATATATCCCGCTCAGTATGTACTGTATCTTTGTATTGTAATATCGATATCAGCATCTACctcaaaaatccaatattgggCAGGTTATACCTTTTAGCTGCTGTCTCTGTGTCCGAGTAAAATTCTAAAAAGAGGTAATCGCAACAACTTCTCTGCTAGAATATTTCAGTTCTTACCCTCAAGGTCCAGCTTGGTCCCATCTCCAAACAGTATGTGTCCACATGAGGCAACAGCACAGTAGTAGGTCCAAGCATGAGAAAGATTCAGGCTCTTCATCGGCAGGTTGtagacacaggtgtgtgtttgtgtgtcaggttTCCTCTCACACTGATCATTCCTGCCTCCATGGCTGTAAATGAGTCCTGGATGAGACTCTTGAGAGTTTTTGAACCAATAAACACTGTGTTCTCCATCATCACAGCTCCCAGTGTGTACTGTACAGTTCAGAGTCACAGAGCCTCCTGGCTGGATGGTCTCAGACGCTGACTGATGGACCAAAGCTGGGACGCTCAAACCTGAACCCTTAACATCAACAGTAATGCCCTCTGCAAATTGAAACTTGTATGCATAGCAACTCATGCAGTAGTAAGTAGCTGAGTCTGAAATCTGCAAGTTCAAGATCGTCAAATGATTTTTACCATTATTAGTTTCCAATGTAAAGCGTGGGTCGTTTTTAAATTCATCACTAAAAGTGCCATTTTTATCATATCTATAGAAGGTAGAGATGAGTCTCGGTTTCTGCCCCAGAGTTTGCTTATACCAGTAAAACATTGCTGCAACTTCACCTTCATAGAAACATCGTAATGTCACACTGCTGCCAACGTCTGCTGATACAAAACCACTCTCTTGATGCAAGGACAAGGACAATTTAGGAGAAGTTGTCAGAGCTGAATGGTAAAGAGATCGAGAAAAGGCACAATGAGTGCAATGATACAAGTTTATCATAATGATTTGAAATTATATTAGCAATACATGTATGTAAGGATTCAAACTTACCTGCTCTCCACGAGCAAAGACAACCCAGAAATAAAGCAAACTCCAGAGATGTCATCGTGATCAAAATGTCTTGATGAATGTTGAGATCTTCCATACGTCTCTACTCTTGAAGAGGGGACTGTGTTTGATTGGCTGACAAGAAGTGACACTGAATGTCCTATTTTGGAAACAGTGAACTCATGTTCAGTGCCCCCTACATTGTTAATTTTGGTTCTAGACACGTGGAGAGGAACCGGAACCACAATGTGATTAGTAAGCCTGatgtttaaaatcacaaacaACAGAAATTATTTGGTAACAAGAAAAAGCTTGAGCTGGTCCCAGCAGGTTTTTTTAGAGAGAGCTTTTTAGAACCAAGAGACATAAACACAAGAAGACATTTCCTCTCAGATACTTACTGTATAAGGGTGTATAAATGTCATTTGATCTACTACACCAGCCCagataaacacatcaaaacACTGCTGAGCTAGACACAAATATAAAGTTGCCCTGTCGCCAACAAACCATCTGTTCCACAAGGAGAAACACGTGCCACACTTTATTCAACAAAGTAAGTTCTTTGCCTTTCAAAGTCATCACATATTTCAAGCAAGATGTCAGTCTGCCTGTGTTCAAGCTCTGCTATGACCTAAGTTTCCACCAATGGAAAACTGTTCACTAGTTCACACAACCTTCACCACAGGGGTGGTAAAGGTGTATGAGAGTGGGCTAGATTGAAATGCAACTAGCTTTAAAATGCAACTAGTCTAATACCTGTTATACCTGGTGTGgtctttactgtcatttgatAAGAATAATTTGTGTTAAAT
Proteins encoded in this region:
- the LOC126404060 gene encoding uncharacterized protein LOC126404060 translates to MTSLEFALFLGCLCSWRAALTTSPKLSLSLHQESGFVSADVGSSVTLRCFYEGEVAAMFYWYKQTLGQKPRLISTFYRYDKNGTFSDEFKNDPRFTLETNNGKNHLTILNLQISDSATYYCMSCYAYKFQFAEGITVDVKGSGLSVPALVHQSASETIQPGGSVTLNCTVHTGSCDDGEHSVYWFKNSQESHPGLIYSHGGRNDQCERKPDTQTHTCVYNLPMKSLNLSHAWTYYCAVASCGHILFGDGTKLDLEDETDSPDSLVYFLSGVLAFTIILVVLLAFLVCMMYKRNCCQCRESERVSASTATNAEGYQDADNLHYAAIQEHRANRSRKQRDDTMSECVYSSVKQ